Proteins from a genomic interval of Lolium perenne isolate Kyuss_39 chromosome 1, Kyuss_2.0, whole genome shotgun sequence:
- the LOC127313810 gene encoding heterogeneous nuclear ribonucleoprotein 1, whose protein sequence is MSPTMSRLHINGRLYVHDMAPCTGDAELRRHFGRYGDVADIFIPTCRLTGEPRCCAFVQFSSPRDAGRALADPRHVINGREVCIARARPRRLQELSVVQPNTSIPPAMSKLHINGRLYLDNMAPCTGDVDLRSYFGRYGDVADIFIPTYHLTGQPRCCAFIQFFSPDDAGRVLTDGPRHVINGREVYIARARPGHLEESSVYQYKPLCERQVRYGPWRGYRVGDIGKTSFGRLVYDSVIIYISEDGVRFWWRPVEMHTESKSTGYGPRQSLIRAL, encoded by the exons ATGTCACCGACGATGAGCAGGCTGCATATTAACGGGAGGCTGTATGTACATGACATGGCACCATGCACCGGCGACGCTGAACTTCGCCGCCACTTCGGGCGCTACGGGGACGTGGCTGATATTTTCATTCCCACGTGCCGCCTTACTGGCGAACCCCGCTGCTGCGCCTTTGTCCAGTTCTCTAGCCCTCGTGATGCCGGGCGTGCCCTCGCTGACCCACGCCATGTCATCAATGGCCGGGAG GTGTGCATTGCAAGGGCACGACCAAGACGTCTGCAAGAATTGAGTGT TGTCCAACCAAACACCAGCATTCCACCGGCGATGAGCAAGCTGCATATTAACGGGAGGCTATACTTAGATAACATGGCCCCATGCACTGGTGACGTGGACCTCCGCAGCTACTTCGGTCGCTACGGGGATGTGGCCGACATATTCATTCCCACTTACCACCTCACTGGCCAGCCCCGCTGCTGCGCCTTTATCCAGTTCTTTAGCCCCGATGATGCTGGCCGCGTCCTCACTGACGGCCCACGCCATGTTATCAACGGCCGGGAG GTGTACATTGCAAGGGCACGACCAGGACATTTAGAAGAATCGAGTGTGTACCAGTACAAGCCTCTCTGCGAGCGGCAAGTCCGGTATGGTCCATGGCGTGGATATCGGGTTGGCGACATCGGCAAGACATCCTTTGGTCGTCTAGTGTATGACTCCGTCATAATATATATCTCGGAGGATGGCGTTCGATTTTGGTGGAGACCAGTAGAAATGCACACTGAGAGCAAGTCTACCGGGTACGGGCCAAGACAATCATTGATACGAGCTCTCTGA